A genomic window from Lycium barbarum isolate Lr01 chromosome 4, ASM1917538v2, whole genome shotgun sequence includes:
- the LOC132636091 gene encoding uncharacterized protein LOC132636091 isoform X2, with translation MMATLPVCSTTASSSSHSKIPIYGGFKSFSSCWKTYQMKCNVMDLASSFHLHGASFRGKLPISLYSKFVHKSNLFSSICSCSRNVFEGELLTNHLGMTSDSSGNLRFVDSSVGAEEMIGFSNDLVNIAPESITTVDLTPVSILDLDTSSSSAMDVFNKSITDSLDEISSSVRGATQAVDDVISKLTEASGNGVAGLKEASGNGVAGLKEASGRVGVVAVDALRHIILIVEDSVSRLVVYSYGSVKEILPPEVQDTLNVPLERAVKLLTPFGTALGQGYAALERSLGLDPSDPIVPFVLLLGASTSFWAFYWILTYGGYAGDLSPKSSFELLKGDRNAVLIDIRPEDIREKEGIPALRRAARSRFANVTLPEIDGSVRKLFKSRRELDDYLLAAVIRNLKIVQDSSQVIVMDANGNRSKGIARSLRRLGIKRPYLVQGGFRSWVKEGLRIKELKPETTLTILNEEAEAIFEEINPTPLQVVGYGVGLVAAAYALVEWEKTLQYVGVFGLCQTLYCRISSYEESEDFKQDLRQLLAPVRLGGQAMTWAVGKLETNRNRNGLPTSPSSTDVQSRVLQAAAKHESQPDNEEIQDPSPDTMASVNENVDLSEA, from the exons ATGATGGCAACTTTACCTGTCTGTTCAACTACTGCTTCCTCTTCTTCCCATTCAAAG ATTCCTATCTATGGGGGGTTCAAATCCTTTTCCTCCTGTTGGAAAACATACCAGATGAAATGCAATGTCATGGACTTGGCtagttcatttcatcttcatgGAGCTTCATTCCGAGGAAAATTGCCTATATCTTTGTACTCAAAGTTTGTACACAAAAGCAATCTGTTCAGTTCCATTTGTAGTTGTAGCCGAAATGTATTTGAGGGTGAATTATTGACTAATCATCTGGGCATGACTAGTGACTCGAGTGGAAATCTGAGATTTGTAGATAGTTCTGTTGGAGCGGAGGAGATGATTGGTTTTAGTAATGACTTGGTCAATATTGCACCAGAGTCCATAACTACCGTAGATCTCACCCCTGTCTCGATATTGGATTTGGATACAAGTTCATCATCTGCTATGGATGTTTTCAATAAGTCAATCACTGATTCACTTGATGAAATTAGCTCGTCTGTTAGAGGTGCTACTCAAGCAGTTGATGATGTTATTAGTAAATTGACAGAAGCCTCTGGTAATGGCGTGGCAGGCTTGAAAGAAGCCTCTGGTAATGGCGTGGCAGGTTTGAAAGAAGCCTCTGGTAGAGTTGGGGTTGTTGCTGTTGATGCATTGAGACATATAATTCTGATTGTTGAGGATTCGGTATCACGACTTGTTGTGTATTCTTATGGGTCTGTGAAGGAGATACTTCCTCCAGAAGTCCAGGATACGCTAAATGTACCTTTAGAGCGTGCAGTGAAGCTTCTTACTCCTTTTGGGACTGCTCTGGGACAG GGCTACGCTGCTTTGGAGAGGAGTCTTGGCTTGGATCCAAGTGACCCAATTGTTCCGTTTGTTCTTTTGCTTGGGGCATCAACTTCTTTTTG GGCTTTTTATTGGATATTGACCTATGGTGGATATGCTGGGGATTTATCTCCCAAGTCAAGTTTTGAGCTTCTGAAAGGAGATAGGAATGCTGTACTCATTGATATCCGGCCTGAG GATATCAGAGAGAAAGAAGGCATTCCTGCTCTTCGACGCGCTGCTCGGTCTCGTTTTGCCAATGTAACACTACCTGAG ATTGATGGATCTGTAAGGAAGTTGTTCAAGAGTAGAAGAGAACTTGATGACTACCTGCTAGCTGCTGTCATTAGGAACTTGAAGATTGTTCAA GACAGCTCTCAGGTTATAGTTATGGATGCTAACGGTAACCGTTCCAAGGGCATTGCGAGGTCACTCCGGAGACTTGGAATCAAG AGACCATATTTGGTCCAAGGTGGCTTTCGGTCTTGGGTGAAAGAGGGCCTCCGCATTAAGGAGTTGAAACCTGAGACTACATTGACAATCCTCAATGAG GAAGCTGAGGCAATTTTTGAGGAAATCAACCCAACACCGTTACAAGTTGTTGGATATGGAGTG GGTTTGGTAGCAGCAGCATATGCATTAGTTG AGTGGGAGAAGACACTACAATATGTTGGAGTTTTTGGCCTATGTCAG ACTTTATATTGCCGAATTTCTTCTTACGAGGAGTCAGAAGATTTTAAACAGGATTTGAG GCAACTTTTGGCCCCAGTTAGGCTAGGAGGCCAGGCAATGACATGGGCAGTAGGCAAGTTGGAAACAAACCGTAATCGTAATGGACTAccaacttcaccttcttcaactgACGTTCAGAGCAGGGTGTTGCAGGCTGCTGCAAAGCATGAATCACAACCAGAtaatgaagagattcaagatccaTCCCCTGACACTATGGCTTCCGTCAATGAAAACGTTGATCTTTCTGAAGCATAG
- the LOC132636091 gene encoding calcium sensing receptor, chloroplastic isoform X4, protein MMATLPVCSTTASSSSHSKIPIYGGFKSFSSCWKTYQMKCNVMDLASSFHLHGASFRGKLPISLYSKFVHKSNLFSSICSCSRNVFEGELLTNHLGMTSDSSGNLRFVDSSVGAEEMIGFSNDLVNIAPESITTVDLTPVSILDLDTSSSSAMDVFNKSITDSLDEISSSVRGATQAVDDVISKLTEASGNGVAGLKEASGNGVAGLKEASGRVGVVAVDALRHIILIVEDSVSRLVVYSYGSVKEILPPEVQDTLNVPLERAVKLLTPFGTALGQQGYAALERSLGLDPSDPIVPFVLLLGASTSFWAFYWILTYGGYAGDLSPKSSFELLKGDRNAVLIDIRPEDIREKEGIPALRRAARSRFANVTLPEIDGSVRKLFKSRRELDDYLLAAVIRNLKIVQDSSQVIVMDANGNRSKGIARSLRRLGIKRPYLVQGGFRSWVKEGLRIKELKPETTLTILNEEAEAIFEEINPTPLQVVGYGVGLVAAAYALVEWEKTLQYVGVFGLCQATFGPS, encoded by the exons ATGATGGCAACTTTACCTGTCTGTTCAACTACTGCTTCCTCTTCTTCCCATTCAAAG ATTCCTATCTATGGGGGGTTCAAATCCTTTTCCTCCTGTTGGAAAACATACCAGATGAAATGCAATGTCATGGACTTGGCtagttcatttcatcttcatgGAGCTTCATTCCGAGGAAAATTGCCTATATCTTTGTACTCAAAGTTTGTACACAAAAGCAATCTGTTCAGTTCCATTTGTAGTTGTAGCCGAAATGTATTTGAGGGTGAATTATTGACTAATCATCTGGGCATGACTAGTGACTCGAGTGGAAATCTGAGATTTGTAGATAGTTCTGTTGGAGCGGAGGAGATGATTGGTTTTAGTAATGACTTGGTCAATATTGCACCAGAGTCCATAACTACCGTAGATCTCACCCCTGTCTCGATATTGGATTTGGATACAAGTTCATCATCTGCTATGGATGTTTTCAATAAGTCAATCACTGATTCACTTGATGAAATTAGCTCGTCTGTTAGAGGTGCTACTCAAGCAGTTGATGATGTTATTAGTAAATTGACAGAAGCCTCTGGTAATGGCGTGGCAGGCTTGAAAGAAGCCTCTGGTAATGGCGTGGCAGGTTTGAAAGAAGCCTCTGGTAGAGTTGGGGTTGTTGCTGTTGATGCATTGAGACATATAATTCTGATTGTTGAGGATTCGGTATCACGACTTGTTGTGTATTCTTATGGGTCTGTGAAGGAGATACTTCCTCCAGAAGTCCAGGATACGCTAAATGTACCTTTAGAGCGTGCAGTGAAGCTTCTTACTCCTTTTGGGACTGCTCTGGGACAG CAGGGCTACGCTGCTTTGGAGAGGAGTCTTGGCTTGGATCCAAGTGACCCAATTGTTCCGTTTGTTCTTTTGCTTGGGGCATCAACTTCTTTTTG GGCTTTTTATTGGATATTGACCTATGGTGGATATGCTGGGGATTTATCTCCCAAGTCAAGTTTTGAGCTTCTGAAAGGAGATAGGAATGCTGTACTCATTGATATCCGGCCTGAG GATATCAGAGAGAAAGAAGGCATTCCTGCTCTTCGACGCGCTGCTCGGTCTCGTTTTGCCAATGTAACACTACCTGAG ATTGATGGATCTGTAAGGAAGTTGTTCAAGAGTAGAAGAGAACTTGATGACTACCTGCTAGCTGCTGTCATTAGGAACTTGAAGATTGTTCAA GACAGCTCTCAGGTTATAGTTATGGATGCTAACGGTAACCGTTCCAAGGGCATTGCGAGGTCACTCCGGAGACTTGGAATCAAG AGACCATATTTGGTCCAAGGTGGCTTTCGGTCTTGGGTGAAAGAGGGCCTCCGCATTAAGGAGTTGAAACCTGAGACTACATTGACAATCCTCAATGAG GAAGCTGAGGCAATTTTTGAGGAAATCAACCCAACACCGTTACAAGTTGTTGGATATGGAGTG GGTTTGGTAGCAGCAGCATATGCATTAGTTG AGTGGGAGAAGACACTACAATATGTTGGAGTTTTTGGCCTATGTCAG GCAACTTTTGGCCCCAGTTAG
- the LOC132636091 gene encoding calcium sensing receptor, chloroplastic isoform X5, with the protein MMATLPVCSTTASSSSHSKIPIYGGFKSFSSCWKTYQMKCNVMDLASSFHLHGASFRGKLPISLYSKFVHKSNLFSSICSCSRNVFEGELLTNHLGMTSDSSGNLRFVDSSVGAEEMIGFSNDLVNIAPESITTVDLTPVSILDLDTSSSSAMDVFNKSITDSLDEISSSVRGATQAVDDVISKLTEASGNGVAGLKEASGNGVAGLKEASGRVGVVAVDALRHIILIVEDSVSRLVVYSYGSVKEILPPEVQDTLNVPLERAVKLLTPFGTALGQQGYAALERSLGLDPSDPIVPFVLLLGASTSFWAFYWILTYGGYAGDLSPKSSFELLKGDRNAVLIDIRPEDIREKEGIPALRRAARSRFANVTLPEIDGSVRKLFKSRRELDDYLLAAVIRNLKIVQDSSQVIVMDANGNRSKGIARSLRRLGIKRPYLVQGGFRSWVKEGLRIKELKPETTLTILNEGLVAAAYALVEWEKTLQYVGVFGLCQATFGPS; encoded by the exons ATGATGGCAACTTTACCTGTCTGTTCAACTACTGCTTCCTCTTCTTCCCATTCAAAG ATTCCTATCTATGGGGGGTTCAAATCCTTTTCCTCCTGTTGGAAAACATACCAGATGAAATGCAATGTCATGGACTTGGCtagttcatttcatcttcatgGAGCTTCATTCCGAGGAAAATTGCCTATATCTTTGTACTCAAAGTTTGTACACAAAAGCAATCTGTTCAGTTCCATTTGTAGTTGTAGCCGAAATGTATTTGAGGGTGAATTATTGACTAATCATCTGGGCATGACTAGTGACTCGAGTGGAAATCTGAGATTTGTAGATAGTTCTGTTGGAGCGGAGGAGATGATTGGTTTTAGTAATGACTTGGTCAATATTGCACCAGAGTCCATAACTACCGTAGATCTCACCCCTGTCTCGATATTGGATTTGGATACAAGTTCATCATCTGCTATGGATGTTTTCAATAAGTCAATCACTGATTCACTTGATGAAATTAGCTCGTCTGTTAGAGGTGCTACTCAAGCAGTTGATGATGTTATTAGTAAATTGACAGAAGCCTCTGGTAATGGCGTGGCAGGCTTGAAAGAAGCCTCTGGTAATGGCGTGGCAGGTTTGAAAGAAGCCTCTGGTAGAGTTGGGGTTGTTGCTGTTGATGCATTGAGACATATAATTCTGATTGTTGAGGATTCGGTATCACGACTTGTTGTGTATTCTTATGGGTCTGTGAAGGAGATACTTCCTCCAGAAGTCCAGGATACGCTAAATGTACCTTTAGAGCGTGCAGTGAAGCTTCTTACTCCTTTTGGGACTGCTCTGGGACAG CAGGGCTACGCTGCTTTGGAGAGGAGTCTTGGCTTGGATCCAAGTGACCCAATTGTTCCGTTTGTTCTTTTGCTTGGGGCATCAACTTCTTTTTG GGCTTTTTATTGGATATTGACCTATGGTGGATATGCTGGGGATTTATCTCCCAAGTCAAGTTTTGAGCTTCTGAAAGGAGATAGGAATGCTGTACTCATTGATATCCGGCCTGAG GATATCAGAGAGAAAGAAGGCATTCCTGCTCTTCGACGCGCTGCTCGGTCTCGTTTTGCCAATGTAACACTACCTGAG ATTGATGGATCTGTAAGGAAGTTGTTCAAGAGTAGAAGAGAACTTGATGACTACCTGCTAGCTGCTGTCATTAGGAACTTGAAGATTGTTCAA GACAGCTCTCAGGTTATAGTTATGGATGCTAACGGTAACCGTTCCAAGGGCATTGCGAGGTCACTCCGGAGACTTGGAATCAAG AGACCATATTTGGTCCAAGGTGGCTTTCGGTCTTGGGTGAAAGAGGGCCTCCGCATTAAGGAGTTGAAACCTGAGACTACATTGACAATCCTCAATGAG GGTTTGGTAGCAGCAGCATATGCATTAGTTG AGTGGGAGAAGACACTACAATATGTTGGAGTTTTTGGCCTATGTCAG GCAACTTTTGGCCCCAGTTAG
- the LOC132636091 gene encoding uncharacterized protein LOC132636091 isoform X3, producing the protein MMATLPVCSTTASSSSHSKIPIYGGFKSFSSCWKTYQMKCNVMDLASSFHLHGASFRGKLPISLYSKFVHKSNLFSSICSCSRNVFEGELLTNHLGMTSDSSGNLRFVDSSVGAEEMIGFSNDLVNIAPESITTVDLTPVSILDLDTSSSSAMDVFNKSITDSLDEISSSVRGATQAVDDVISKLTEASGNGVAGLKEASGNGVAGLKEASGRVGVVAVDALRHIILIVEDSVSRLVVYSYGSVKEILPPEVQDTLNVPLERAVKLLTPFGTALGQQGYAALERSLGLDPSDPIVPFVLLLGASTSFWAFYWILTYGGYAGDLSPKSSFELLKGDRNAVLIDIRPEDIREKEGIPALRRAARSRFANVTLPEIDGSVRKLFKSRRELDDYLLAAVIRNLKIVQDSSQVIVMDANGNRSKGIARSLRRLGIKRPYLVQGGFRSWVKEGLRIKELKPETTLTILNEGLVAAAYALVEWEKTLQYVGVFGLCQTLYCRISSYEESEDFKQDLRQLLAPVRLGGQAMTWAVGKLETNRNRNGLPTSPSSTDVQSRVLQAAAKHESQPDNEEIQDPSPDTMASVNENVDLSEA; encoded by the exons ATGATGGCAACTTTACCTGTCTGTTCAACTACTGCTTCCTCTTCTTCCCATTCAAAG ATTCCTATCTATGGGGGGTTCAAATCCTTTTCCTCCTGTTGGAAAACATACCAGATGAAATGCAATGTCATGGACTTGGCtagttcatttcatcttcatgGAGCTTCATTCCGAGGAAAATTGCCTATATCTTTGTACTCAAAGTTTGTACACAAAAGCAATCTGTTCAGTTCCATTTGTAGTTGTAGCCGAAATGTATTTGAGGGTGAATTATTGACTAATCATCTGGGCATGACTAGTGACTCGAGTGGAAATCTGAGATTTGTAGATAGTTCTGTTGGAGCGGAGGAGATGATTGGTTTTAGTAATGACTTGGTCAATATTGCACCAGAGTCCATAACTACCGTAGATCTCACCCCTGTCTCGATATTGGATTTGGATACAAGTTCATCATCTGCTATGGATGTTTTCAATAAGTCAATCACTGATTCACTTGATGAAATTAGCTCGTCTGTTAGAGGTGCTACTCAAGCAGTTGATGATGTTATTAGTAAATTGACAGAAGCCTCTGGTAATGGCGTGGCAGGCTTGAAAGAAGCCTCTGGTAATGGCGTGGCAGGTTTGAAAGAAGCCTCTGGTAGAGTTGGGGTTGTTGCTGTTGATGCATTGAGACATATAATTCTGATTGTTGAGGATTCGGTATCACGACTTGTTGTGTATTCTTATGGGTCTGTGAAGGAGATACTTCCTCCAGAAGTCCAGGATACGCTAAATGTACCTTTAGAGCGTGCAGTGAAGCTTCTTACTCCTTTTGGGACTGCTCTGGGACAG CAGGGCTACGCTGCTTTGGAGAGGAGTCTTGGCTTGGATCCAAGTGACCCAATTGTTCCGTTTGTTCTTTTGCTTGGGGCATCAACTTCTTTTTG GGCTTTTTATTGGATATTGACCTATGGTGGATATGCTGGGGATTTATCTCCCAAGTCAAGTTTTGAGCTTCTGAAAGGAGATAGGAATGCTGTACTCATTGATATCCGGCCTGAG GATATCAGAGAGAAAGAAGGCATTCCTGCTCTTCGACGCGCTGCTCGGTCTCGTTTTGCCAATGTAACACTACCTGAG ATTGATGGATCTGTAAGGAAGTTGTTCAAGAGTAGAAGAGAACTTGATGACTACCTGCTAGCTGCTGTCATTAGGAACTTGAAGATTGTTCAA GACAGCTCTCAGGTTATAGTTATGGATGCTAACGGTAACCGTTCCAAGGGCATTGCGAGGTCACTCCGGAGACTTGGAATCAAG AGACCATATTTGGTCCAAGGTGGCTTTCGGTCTTGGGTGAAAGAGGGCCTCCGCATTAAGGAGTTGAAACCTGAGACTACATTGACAATCCTCAATGAG GGTTTGGTAGCAGCAGCATATGCATTAGTTG AGTGGGAGAAGACACTACAATATGTTGGAGTTTTTGGCCTATGTCAG ACTTTATATTGCCGAATTTCTTCTTACGAGGAGTCAGAAGATTTTAAACAGGATTTGAG GCAACTTTTGGCCCCAGTTAGGCTAGGAGGCCAGGCAATGACATGGGCAGTAGGCAAGTTGGAAACAAACCGTAATCGTAATGGACTAccaacttcaccttcttcaactgACGTTCAGAGCAGGGTGTTGCAGGCTGCTGCAAAGCATGAATCACAACCAGAtaatgaagagattcaagatccaTCCCCTGACACTATGGCTTCCGTCAATGAAAACGTTGATCTTTCTGAAGCATAG
- the LOC132636091 gene encoding uncharacterized protein LOC132636091 isoform X1, which translates to MMATLPVCSTTASSSSHSKIPIYGGFKSFSSCWKTYQMKCNVMDLASSFHLHGASFRGKLPISLYSKFVHKSNLFSSICSCSRNVFEGELLTNHLGMTSDSSGNLRFVDSSVGAEEMIGFSNDLVNIAPESITTVDLTPVSILDLDTSSSSAMDVFNKSITDSLDEISSSVRGATQAVDDVISKLTEASGNGVAGLKEASGNGVAGLKEASGRVGVVAVDALRHIILIVEDSVSRLVVYSYGSVKEILPPEVQDTLNVPLERAVKLLTPFGTALGQQGYAALERSLGLDPSDPIVPFVLLLGASTSFWAFYWILTYGGYAGDLSPKSSFELLKGDRNAVLIDIRPEDIREKEGIPALRRAARSRFANVTLPEIDGSVRKLFKSRRELDDYLLAAVIRNLKIVQDSSQVIVMDANGNRSKGIARSLRRLGIKRPYLVQGGFRSWVKEGLRIKELKPETTLTILNEEAEAIFEEINPTPLQVVGYGVGLVAAAYALVEWEKTLQYVGVFGLCQTLYCRISSYEESEDFKQDLRQLLAPVRLGGQAMTWAVGKLETNRNRNGLPTSPSSTDVQSRVLQAAAKHESQPDNEEIQDPSPDTMASVNENVDLSEA; encoded by the exons ATGATGGCAACTTTACCTGTCTGTTCAACTACTGCTTCCTCTTCTTCCCATTCAAAG ATTCCTATCTATGGGGGGTTCAAATCCTTTTCCTCCTGTTGGAAAACATACCAGATGAAATGCAATGTCATGGACTTGGCtagttcatttcatcttcatgGAGCTTCATTCCGAGGAAAATTGCCTATATCTTTGTACTCAAAGTTTGTACACAAAAGCAATCTGTTCAGTTCCATTTGTAGTTGTAGCCGAAATGTATTTGAGGGTGAATTATTGACTAATCATCTGGGCATGACTAGTGACTCGAGTGGAAATCTGAGATTTGTAGATAGTTCTGTTGGAGCGGAGGAGATGATTGGTTTTAGTAATGACTTGGTCAATATTGCACCAGAGTCCATAACTACCGTAGATCTCACCCCTGTCTCGATATTGGATTTGGATACAAGTTCATCATCTGCTATGGATGTTTTCAATAAGTCAATCACTGATTCACTTGATGAAATTAGCTCGTCTGTTAGAGGTGCTACTCAAGCAGTTGATGATGTTATTAGTAAATTGACAGAAGCCTCTGGTAATGGCGTGGCAGGCTTGAAAGAAGCCTCTGGTAATGGCGTGGCAGGTTTGAAAGAAGCCTCTGGTAGAGTTGGGGTTGTTGCTGTTGATGCATTGAGACATATAATTCTGATTGTTGAGGATTCGGTATCACGACTTGTTGTGTATTCTTATGGGTCTGTGAAGGAGATACTTCCTCCAGAAGTCCAGGATACGCTAAATGTACCTTTAGAGCGTGCAGTGAAGCTTCTTACTCCTTTTGGGACTGCTCTGGGACAG CAGGGCTACGCTGCTTTGGAGAGGAGTCTTGGCTTGGATCCAAGTGACCCAATTGTTCCGTTTGTTCTTTTGCTTGGGGCATCAACTTCTTTTTG GGCTTTTTATTGGATATTGACCTATGGTGGATATGCTGGGGATTTATCTCCCAAGTCAAGTTTTGAGCTTCTGAAAGGAGATAGGAATGCTGTACTCATTGATATCCGGCCTGAG GATATCAGAGAGAAAGAAGGCATTCCTGCTCTTCGACGCGCTGCTCGGTCTCGTTTTGCCAATGTAACACTACCTGAG ATTGATGGATCTGTAAGGAAGTTGTTCAAGAGTAGAAGAGAACTTGATGACTACCTGCTAGCTGCTGTCATTAGGAACTTGAAGATTGTTCAA GACAGCTCTCAGGTTATAGTTATGGATGCTAACGGTAACCGTTCCAAGGGCATTGCGAGGTCACTCCGGAGACTTGGAATCAAG AGACCATATTTGGTCCAAGGTGGCTTTCGGTCTTGGGTGAAAGAGGGCCTCCGCATTAAGGAGTTGAAACCTGAGACTACATTGACAATCCTCAATGAG GAAGCTGAGGCAATTTTTGAGGAAATCAACCCAACACCGTTACAAGTTGTTGGATATGGAGTG GGTTTGGTAGCAGCAGCATATGCATTAGTTG AGTGGGAGAAGACACTACAATATGTTGGAGTTTTTGGCCTATGTCAG ACTTTATATTGCCGAATTTCTTCTTACGAGGAGTCAGAAGATTTTAAACAGGATTTGAG GCAACTTTTGGCCCCAGTTAGGCTAGGAGGCCAGGCAATGACATGGGCAGTAGGCAAGTTGGAAACAAACCGTAATCGTAATGGACTAccaacttcaccttcttcaactgACGTTCAGAGCAGGGTGTTGCAGGCTGCTGCAAAGCATGAATCACAACCAGAtaatgaagagattcaagatccaTCCCCTGACACTATGGCTTCCGTCAATGAAAACGTTGATCTTTCTGAAGCATAG
- the LOC132636092 gene encoding ion channel CASTOR-like isoform X4, translating to MMLSLPLVFIKYMEYISYVRRLYDGNTEELSLNKQLAYRVDVFLSFHPYAKPLTLLVATLLLICLGGLALFGVTDDSIADCLWLSWTYVADSGNHANSEGIGPRLVSVSVSFGGMLIFAMMLGLVSDAISEKFDSLRKGRSEVVEQNHTLILGWSDKLGSLLNQLAIANESLGGGTVVVMAERDKEEMELDIAKMEFDFRGTSVICRSGSPLILADLKKVSVSKARAIVVLAEDGNADQSDARALRTVLSLTGVKEGLRGHLVVELSDLDNEVLVKLVGGDLVETVVAHDVIGRLMIQCARQPGLAQIWEDILGFENCEFYIKKWPQLHGLQFEEVLISFPDAIPCGIKVASSGGKIILNPDDSYVLQEGDEVLVIAEDDDSYAPAALPMVQRGNLPKNLIIPKTTERILFCGWRRDMEDMILVLDAFLAHGSELWMFNEVSEKEREKKLTDGGLDISRLANIVLVNREGNAVIRRHLESLPLESFDSILILADESVEDSAIQADSRSLATLLLIRDIQAKRLPYREAMVSIHGGSSSQGSWREEMQQASDKSVIISEILDPRTKNLLSMSKISDYVLSNELVSMALAMVAEDRQINDVLEELFAEEGNEMQIRGADLYLCEGEGEELSFYEVLLRARQRREILIGYRHANAEKAVINPPGKTERRRWSVKDVFVVIAEKE from the exons ATGATGTTGTCCCTTCCTCTTGTTTTTATTAaatatatggagtatatctcctatgTTAGAAGACTGTACGACGGTAACACAGAGGAATTATCCCTGAACAAGCAGCTAGCGTACCGGGTGGATGTATTCTTATCATTTCATCCTTATGCTAAACCACTGACCTTGTTAGTTGCCACTCTGCTCCTTATTTGTCTTGGTGGCTTAGCACTTTTTGGCGTGACAGACGATAGCATAGCAGATTGCCTTTGGTTATCATGGACGTATGTTGCAGATTCAGGGAATCATGCTAATTCTGAAGGCATTGGTCCACGACTGGTATCAGTTTCTGTTAGTTTCGGTGGAATGCTGATATTTGCCATGATGCTAGGACTAGTTTCTGATGCAATATCTGAGAAATTTGACTCGCTGAGGAAGGGAAGAAGTGAAGTAGTTGAGCAGAACCACACACTTATACTTGGCTGGAGCGATAAACTG GGATCATTATTGAATCAACTCGCGATAGCTAATGAGAGTTTGGGTGGAGGAACTGTTGTAGTCATGGCTGAGCGAGATAAAGAAGAGATGGAACTTGATATTGCTAAAATGGAGTTTGATTTTAGAGGAACTTCTGTCATATGCAGAAGTGGAAGCCCCTTGATTTTGGCTGACCTGAAAAAG GTGTCTGTCTCTAAGGCTCGTGCAATAGTTGTCCTTGCTGAAGATGGGAACGCTGACCAG AGTGATGCTCGTGCTCTGAGGACAGTTTTAAGCCTGACAGGAGTAAAGGAAGGACTTCGAGGCCACCTAGTGGTTGAACTCAGTGATCTTGATAATGAGGTCCTTGTGAAACTTGTTGGTGGAGATCTTGTTGAAACTGTGGTAGCTCATGACGTAATTGGGCGCTTAATGATTCAATGTGCTCGACAGCCAGGCCTTGCGCAG ATATGGGAAGACATCCTTGGATTTGAGAATTGTGAGTTCTACATCAAGAAATGGCCACAGTTGCATGGCTTGCAATTTGAAGAAGTGCTAATCAGCTTTCCTGATGCTATTCCTTGTGGAATCAAGGTGGCATCATCAGGTGGAAAAATAATACTGAATCCCGATGACTCCTATGTGTTGCAAGAAGGAGATGAGGTCCTTGTTATTGCTGAGGATGATGACTCATATGCTCCAGCAGCACTGCCTATG GTTCAGAGAGGAAATTTGCCAAAGAACTTAATTATTCCAAAGACTACAGAGCGGATTCTTTTTTGTGGTTGGAGACGAGATATGGAGGATATGATACTG GTATTGGATGCCTTCTTAGCACATGGTTCAGAGTTGTGGATGTTCAATGAAGTCTCcgagaaagaaagagaaaagaagcTAACAGATGGTGGCCTGGATATTAGCCGGCTGGCAAACATAGTTTTGGTAAACCGCGAGGGTAATGCTGTTATACGACGCCATCTAGAAAGTCTTCCCTTAGAATCATTTGACTCG ATCTTAATTTTGGCTGATGAATCAGTGGAAGATTCTGCAATTCAGGCTGATTCCAGATCACTTGCCACATTACTGTTAATACGTGACATTCAG GCCAAACGCCTCCCATACAGAGAAGCTATGGTTTCAATTCACGGGGGTAGCTCCTCCCAAGGCTCCTGGAGAGAGGAGATGCAGCAGGCTTCAGATAAGTCAGTTATAATCAGTGAAATTTTGGACCCGAGGACTAAAAACCTCTTGTCTATGTCAAAGATAAGTGACTATGTTTTGTCAAATGAGCTTGTTAGCATGGCATTGGCCATGGTGGCAGAGGACCGTCAAATAAATGATGTATTGGAAGAGCTTTTCGCTGAAGAG GGAAATGAGATGCAAATAAGAGGAGCAGATCTATACCTGTGTGAGGGTGAGGGTGAGGAGTTGAGTTTTTATGAAGTGCTCCTGCGCGCACGACAAAGGAGAGAGATTTTGATCGGTTACCGTCATGCTAATGCTGAAAAAGCGGTCATCAATCCCCCGGGAAAAACAGAGAGAAGAAGGTGGTCAGTTAAGGACGTTTTTGTTGTAATAGCTGAAAAGGAATGA